In Dendropsophus ebraccatus isolate aDenEbr1 chromosome 14, aDenEbr1.pat, whole genome shotgun sequence, the following proteins share a genomic window:
- the PRELID3B gene encoding PRELI domain containing protein 3B, giving the protein MKIWTSEHVFDHPWETVTTAAMQKYPNPMNPNVVGVDVLNRHVDGGGKLHSHRLLSTEWGMPSLVKSIIGASRTKTYIQEHSVVDPEAKTMELKSSNITFTHMISVDERLVYKPHPQDAKKTVLTQEAIITVKGVSLSSYLEGMMANTISSNANKGRDAMEWVISKLNSELEDLKATTRGGMRTAMAAAASVEE; this is encoded by the exons ATGAAGATCTGGACCTCGGAACACGTGTTTGA CCACCCATGGGAAACTGTTACAACAGCCGCCATGCAGAAGTATCCTAATCCAATGAATCCAAACGTAGTTGGCGTGGATGTCCTGAACAGACACGTGGATGGCGGTGGGAAGCTGCACAGTCACCGGCTCCTGAGCACAGAATGGGGCATGCCCAGCCTAGTGAAATCT attatCGGGGCATCGAGGACGAAGACCTACATCCAGGAGCATTCAGTGGTTGATCCCGAGGCCAAAACAATGGAGCTGAAGTCATCTAAT ATCACCTTCACACACATGATATCTGTGGATGAAAGACTAGTCTACAAGCCACATCCGCAGGATGCCAAAAA AACTGTCCTGACCCAGGAAGCCATTATAACTGTTAAGGGAGTCAGTCTGAGCAGCTATTTGGAGGGAATGATGGCCAACACCATATCCAGCAACGCCAACAAG GGCCGGGACGCCATGGAGTGGGTCATTAGTAAACTGAACAGCGAACTAGAAGATCTGAAGGCAACAACCAGAGGCGGCATGAGGACAGCCATGGCGGCGGCAGCCTCTGTAGAGGAATGA